Proteins encoded together in one Lysinibacter cavernae window:
- a CDS encoding sensor histidine kinase — protein MNLTRAKRTLLDIGVGVIGVLVFWVPFGESTPSGTGFRLALLAAVAIGLILREWMPVLGFALVLLATVVGTTAGLTSDPFVLAAWSLYPLATTYGSIKPFRVVLGLLVLFVFLGSVAVVPGTEETIRNGLFSFIVLAGSWALGSGARRSRREQAHTALVEQEQAVTAERLHVAREVHDVLSHSLASIAVTSSVATHRAGHLSHGELTSRLARIEATSQEALRDLKTVLGGIRSERGDHSATRRQTPADVRANDLTGLPQPTLDDIHALVGRATASGLAAELRVNGSARYSPTTELAVFRVVQEGLTNVAKHAPSSECRVTVSAATDAVTVSVENSAPVHFQQVHSAPVHSPQPAAAGTPALGFGLRGLNERITQLGGAFTSGPTGAGGFCISATLPAHPLAAPQGSTESSTA, from the coding sequence ATGAATTTAACGAGAGCAAAGCGAACACTGCTCGATATCGGCGTTGGGGTGATCGGTGTCCTCGTTTTTTGGGTTCCATTTGGCGAAAGCACGCCGTCAGGCACCGGGTTTCGCCTTGCGTTGCTCGCTGCCGTTGCCATTGGGCTGATCCTTCGCGAGTGGATGCCGGTCCTTGGCTTTGCGCTTGTCCTCCTCGCAACCGTTGTTGGCACAACCGCCGGACTCACCAGCGACCCGTTTGTGCTTGCCGCGTGGTCGCTGTACCCGCTGGCCACGACATACGGCTCGATCAAGCCGTTTCGCGTTGTCCTTGGGCTGCTCGTTCTGTTTGTGTTTCTTGGCAGTGTTGCCGTCGTGCCGGGAACGGAAGAGACTATCCGAAACGGGTTGTTCTCGTTCATCGTGCTCGCCGGTTCTTGGGCTCTTGGCAGCGGCGCCAGGCGCTCACGACGTGAGCAGGCGCATACGGCGCTGGTTGAGCAAGAGCAGGCCGTTACCGCCGAGCGACTGCACGTTGCGAGGGAAGTGCACGACGTGCTGTCTCATTCGCTCGCGAGCATCGCGGTCACCTCGTCCGTTGCGACTCACAGGGCCGGTCACCTCTCACACGGCGAGCTGACGTCGAGACTTGCGCGGATAGAGGCCACAAGTCAGGAGGCGCTGCGCGATCTCAAAACGGTGCTTGGAGGCATCCGAAGCGAACGAGGCGACCACTCAGCGACACGCAGGCAGACTCCGGCAGATGTGCGAGCCAACGACCTCACCGGCTTACCTCAGCCAACTCTGGACGATATCCATGCGCTTGTCGGCCGCGCGACGGCATCCGGACTGGCGGCCGAACTTCGTGTGAACGGTTCCGCCAGGTACTCCCCAACCACCGAGCTCGCCGTGTTCCGCGTCGTCCAGGAGGGGCTGACCAATGTCGCAAAACATGCCCCCAGCTCTGAGTGTCGGGTCACAGTGAGCGCGGCAACGGATGCGGTCACGGTGAGCGTGGAAAACTCCGCGCCGGTCCATTTCCAGCAGGTACACTCCGCGCCGGTCCACTCCCCGCAGCCAGCCGCAGCCGGCACCCCCGCACTCGGCTTTGGCCTGCGCGGGCTCAACGAACGCATCACCCAGCTCGGTGGCGCATTTACGAGCGGGCCGACCGGCGCCGGTGGGTTCTGCATCTCCGCAACGCTTCCGGCGCATCCGCTGGCCGCCCCTCAGGGCTCAACCGAAAGCAGTACCGCGTGA